Proteins encoded by one window of Chondromyces crocatus:
- a CDS encoding sensor histidine kinase has translation MTLASLFANPRLRAELLAAGWELFSALLFVSAVVPAAFTTPWPAVLFLGSMAVSGALIGQLSRHGARGFAVAGAIRVVAWPLSSTPLLARAGTSGAPSQMGLLIAALAFGLMAGAVRRTIYRWLLLTSSTSATAPSAAELREQLAGRAMTLGIVGGQVMLVFVVAVLRTGSQVVFNAWVEVVPLLALLGTLGFTIALRPATAAISRALVSGEDLEGGLAQAERLPDVLARLNFGLWLVCISVGVIYVRPGPWSPGDALIQLVFGALFAVGVSFCQRSWHRAAVAPVIAALREQLGLSEGAAREHPGGPPLRVGQQLLRDFGLPLLFTGLLSLLATVGLYRTLANDVDFDEAVGAMSALFASFSLLVLAALGVVAHAAGELSRPLSRLARAADVVARGKLDEAVPQLNGPAEMVVLGESVERMRQALSRTIGELEAERAGLEENVAVRTAELSRALEELKRTQSALIQGERLATLGELAAGLAHEIYNPLNAIQGAAEPLTKIAAELSSMDRAWQEAAGELSPARRESLAQERRALEVDAALADLSEISMLVGRAVERAVRIVTNLKNFARAPGDAVPADLHAGVEETLLLLGPWLRRAEIEVVRQYGELPPVVCRVSEIHQVFMNLLVNAIQAIESGRGGSRTIRIGTWQEGDGVAIEVGDSGPGIPAEFASRVFDPFFTTKPREQGTGLGLSISTEIVRRHGGRLTLEENLDGAVGARFICRLPVNVGKGTPGGRDMESGPLPLRLHSS, from the coding sequence GTGACGCTCGCCTCGCTCTTCGCCAACCCGCGGCTGCGCGCGGAGCTGCTCGCCGCCGGGTGGGAGCTGTTCTCCGCGCTGCTCTTCGTTTCCGCCGTCGTCCCCGCCGCCTTCACCACGCCCTGGCCTGCAGTCCTGTTCCTCGGGTCGATGGCGGTCTCCGGTGCGCTCATCGGTCAGCTCTCGCGGCATGGGGCTCGGGGGTTCGCCGTGGCCGGCGCCATCCGGGTGGTGGCGTGGCCCCTCTCGTCCACCCCGCTGCTCGCGCGGGCCGGGACGTCGGGCGCGCCTTCCCAGATGGGGCTCTTGATCGCGGCGCTGGCGTTCGGGCTGATGGCAGGGGCGGTGCGCCGGACGATCTACCGGTGGCTCCTGCTGACGTCGTCGACCTCAGCGACGGCGCCGTCGGCCGCGGAGCTGCGCGAGCAGCTCGCGGGGCGCGCGATGACGCTGGGCATCGTGGGCGGCCAGGTGATGCTGGTGTTCGTCGTGGCGGTGCTGCGCACGGGGAGCCAGGTGGTGTTCAACGCCTGGGTCGAGGTGGTGCCGCTCCTGGCGCTGCTGGGAACCCTCGGGTTCACGATCGCGCTGAGGCCAGCGACGGCCGCGATCTCGCGGGCGCTGGTGAGCGGCGAGGACCTGGAGGGCGGGCTCGCGCAAGCAGAGCGGCTGCCGGACGTGCTGGCGCGCCTGAACTTCGGGCTGTGGCTGGTGTGCATCTCGGTGGGGGTGATCTACGTGCGGCCCGGGCCCTGGAGCCCGGGGGACGCGCTGATCCAGCTCGTGTTCGGGGCGCTGTTCGCGGTGGGGGTGTCCTTCTGCCAGCGAAGCTGGCACCGGGCGGCGGTCGCGCCGGTGATCGCGGCGCTCCGTGAGCAGCTCGGCCTGAGCGAGGGGGCGGCGCGAGAGCACCCGGGGGGGCCGCCGCTCCGGGTGGGCCAGCAGCTCCTGCGAGATTTCGGTCTGCCGCTCCTGTTCACGGGGCTCCTGTCGTTGCTCGCCACGGTCGGCCTGTACCGGACGCTGGCGAACGACGTGGATTTCGACGAGGCGGTGGGCGCGATGTCGGCGCTGTTCGCGTCGTTCTCGCTGCTCGTCCTCGCCGCGCTGGGGGTGGTGGCGCACGCGGCCGGTGAGTTGTCGCGGCCCCTGTCGCGGCTCGCGCGCGCCGCCGACGTGGTGGCGCGCGGCAAGCTCGACGAGGCCGTGCCCCAGCTGAACGGGCCCGCCGAGATGGTGGTGCTCGGCGAGAGTGTGGAGCGGATGCGGCAAGCGCTGTCGCGGACCATCGGTGAGCTGGAGGCGGAGCGCGCGGGTCTGGAGGAGAACGTGGCGGTGCGCACCGCGGAGCTGTCGCGGGCGCTGGAGGAGCTGAAGCGGACGCAGTCGGCGCTGATCCAGGGGGAGCGGCTGGCGACGCTGGGTGAGCTGGCGGCGGGCCTGGCGCACGAGATCTACAACCCGCTGAATGCGATCCAGGGGGCCGCCGAGCCGCTGACGAAGATCGCCGCGGAGCTGTCGTCGATGGACCGGGCGTGGCAGGAGGCCGCGGGGGAGCTCTCGCCAGCACGGCGGGAGTCGCTCGCGCAGGAGCGGCGCGCCCTGGAGGTGGACGCGGCGCTCGCCGACCTGAGCGAGATCTCGATGCTGGTGGGGCGCGCCGTGGAGCGCGCGGTGCGCATCGTGACCAACCTGAAGAACTTCGCGCGCGCGCCGGGGGACGCGGTGCCCGCGGATCTGCACGCAGGGGTGGAGGAGACGCTGCTCTTGCTCGGTCCGTGGCTGCGGCGAGCGGAGATCGAGGTGGTGCGTCAGTACGGAGAGCTACCGCCGGTGGTCTGCCGGGTGAGCGAGATCCATCAGGTGTTCATGAACCTGCTGGTGAACGCCATCCAGGCAATCGAATCGGGACGAGGGGGGTCACGAACGATTCGCATCGGGACGTGGCAGGAGGGGGACGGGGTGGCGATCGAGGTGGGCGACAGTGGGCCGGGGATCCCGGCGGAGTTCGCGAGTCGGGTCTTCGATCCCTTCTTCACGACCAAGCCGCGCGAGCAGGGTACCGGGCTGGGCCTCTCCATCTCGACGGAGATCGTGCGCCGCCACGGGGGGCGGCTGACCCTGGAGGAGAACCTGGACGGCGCGGTGGGGGCCCGGTTCATCTGCCGGTTGCCAGTCAACGTGGGGAAGGGCACTCCCGGGGGGCGAGATATGGAGAGTGGTCCGCTTCCCTTGCGCCTTCACTCTTCGTAG
- a CDS encoding serine/threonine protein kinase, with product MIGKVVAGRYRLEARVGEGGMGVVYRARHVLIERVVALKLIRPDLRGETHLRAWMLREARAANRVDHAHIIDIHDIGETEEGELYLVMEFLVGTPLSAELARGPTPIARAVDILEQMCAALARAHDLGVVHRDLKSDNILLTQRGGRKDFVKILDFGLAAIARDPRLAPKGAVFGTPEYMSPEQARGEEAGPQSDLYALGVLFFEMLTGQLPFRSNDRDTLLEMQRTHPPPRPRSIRPDAHAQGELICLRLLEKDVRKRYRDAHHLQEELKALQRSLPTQAWEIEGGDAMAMPPPPPPPPQSPAVIEWASRAALFARMVSRAYPSGQTPPDVQGALTQMWDLAKRANGLEGEVASLTRKVDALERRGRALRAEIGRKVEELAHEESRVMREAAADAEDVEKVRGELAIAEKQALSARQIAEAAARQGTHEPLVYERAGAAGAIAQAKREQLGRYEQKKNMREATARDLRRQIEELRAQLARYAEALEEDLAQGRERVAVRTREGVHFERSFTEVSNILLGHLRNRPECRDLVNELLASSNSSPHGDVPPEQRLSGRLNPS from the coding sequence ATGATTGGGAAGGTCGTCGCCGGCCGATACCGCCTTGAAGCGCGGGTCGGTGAAGGCGGCATGGGTGTGGTTTACAGGGCCCGGCACGTGCTCATCGAGCGCGTGGTGGCGCTGAAGCTCATACGGCCAGACCTGCGCGGAGAGACGCATCTCCGGGCATGGATGCTGCGTGAGGCGCGCGCCGCGAACCGGGTCGACCACGCCCACATCATCGATATCCACGATATCGGTGAGACCGAGGAGGGTGAACTTTACCTGGTGATGGAGTTCCTGGTGGGCACGCCGCTCTCCGCGGAACTCGCGCGCGGGCCGACGCCGATCGCCCGGGCGGTGGACATCCTGGAGCAGATGTGCGCAGCGCTGGCCCGCGCCCACGACCTGGGTGTCGTGCACCGCGACCTGAAGAGCGACAACATCCTGCTCACGCAGCGCGGCGGTCGAAAGGATTTCGTGAAGATCCTCGACTTCGGCCTCGCAGCGATCGCCAGGGACCCCCGGCTGGCGCCGAAGGGGGCGGTCTTCGGGACGCCCGAGTACATGTCGCCGGAGCAGGCGCGTGGTGAGGAAGCGGGTCCTCAGTCGGACCTGTACGCTCTCGGCGTGCTCTTCTTCGAGATGTTGACCGGGCAGCTCCCGTTCCGATCGAACGATCGGGACACGCTGCTCGAGATGCAGCGCACGCATCCACCGCCTCGGCCGCGCTCGATCCGACCGGACGCGCACGCGCAAGGTGAGCTGATCTGCCTGCGCCTTTTGGAGAAGGACGTCCGGAAGCGCTACCGCGACGCGCATCATCTCCAGGAAGAGCTGAAGGCGCTGCAGCGCAGCCTGCCCACCCAGGCCTGGGAAATCGAAGGGGGAGACGCGATGGCGATGCCGCCGCCGCCTCCTCCTCCTCCCCAGAGCCCGGCCGTGATCGAGTGGGCCAGCCGCGCGGCACTCTTCGCGCGGATGGTGTCGCGCGCCTACCCGTCGGGGCAGACGCCGCCGGACGTGCAAGGGGCGCTGACGCAGATGTGGGATCTCGCCAAGCGCGCCAACGGGCTCGAAGGCGAGGTGGCGAGCCTGACGCGGAAGGTCGATGCGCTGGAGCGCCGCGGCCGGGCACTGCGCGCAGAGATCGGTCGAAAGGTCGAGGAGCTGGCGCATGAGGAGTCGCGCGTGATGCGCGAGGCCGCCGCCGACGCCGAGGACGTGGAGAAGGTCCGCGGCGAGCTGGCGATCGCGGAGAAGCAGGCGCTCTCCGCGCGCCAGATCGCCGAAGCGGCAGCGCGGCAGGGGACGCACGAGCCGCTCGTGTACGAGCGCGCCGGCGCTGCTGGCGCAATCGCGCAAGCGAAGCGGGAACAGCTCGGGCGCTACGAGCAGAAGAAGAACATGCGCGAAGCCACGGCCCGGGATCTGAGGCGTCAGATCGAGGAGCTTCGTGCGCAGCTCGCGCGCTACGCCGAGGCCCTGGAAGAGGACCTGGCTCAAGGCAGGGAGCGGGTGGCGGTGCGGACGCGGGAAGGCGTGCACTTCGAGCGTTCGTTCACCGAGGTCTCGAACATCCTCCTCGGTCACCTGCGCAACCGGCCCGAGTGCCGCGATCTGGTAAACGAGCTGCTCGCCTCGTCCAACAGCAGCCCGCACGGCGACGTGCCCCCCGAGCAGCGCCTCTCCGGGCGACTCAACCCCTCCTGA